In Pyricularia oryzae 70-15 chromosome 2, whole genome shotgun sequence, one genomic interval encodes:
- a CDS encoding NAD-binding Rossmann fold oxidoreductase translates to MAPIGIALIGGGIFIKQAHIPAVLATPSLEVKAVYSRSLKSAKESAALLPNGGEGVDLYSSEEGGGGYADVLKRDDVSGVIIALPIANQPEYIKAALDAGKHVLAEKPVAPNVSQGRELIEYYHSIKARTGATWSCAEQMRCMPNYIFGAAEARKLGKITGFRAIVEFMTKEDNPYYNTEWRKNPTHDYGFILDGGVHWAASLRMLLGDDVAETVSGFSHTASAYLPSPDTLQGIVRTKSGASGAFLVSCGSTLPAKSEFSVACERGSVTVSRDNITVSRTDGSEPQVTIKNSAEGVKYEVQAWAAALEAGKPDPRLAPEEGLADAEFLLGMLKSADAGGVPQNLSLQHV, encoded by the exons ATGGCTCCTATTGGAATTGCCTTAATTGGTGGCGGCATCTTTATCAAGCAGGCACATATT CCTGCCGTCTTGGCTACACCATCTCTCGAGGTCAAGGCAGTTTACTCGCGATCGCTCAAGTCGGCCAAGGAGTCGGCGGCACTTCTCCCCAACGGAGGCGAGGGAGTTGATCTGTACTCGAGTgaggagggcggcggcggctatgCAGACGTGCTGAAGCGCGACGACGTCTCGGGAGTCATCATCGCCCTCCCCATAGCCAACCAGCCAGAGTACATCAAGGCGGCGCTGGACGCGGGCAAGCACGTGCTGGCGGAGAAGCCCGTCGCGCCAAACGTTTCCCAGGGCAGGGAGCTCATCGAGTACTACCACTCGATTAAGGCCAGGACGGGTGCGACGTGGTCGTGCGCCGAGCAGATGCGCTGCATGCCAAACTACATTTTTGGAGCTGCCGAGGCGAGAAAGTTGGGCAAAATCACTGGGTTTCGCGCTATTGTCGAGTTTATGACCAAGGAGG ACAACCCGTACTACAACACGGAGTGGCGCAAAAACCCAACCCACGATTACGGCTTCATCCTGGACGGGGGAGTGCACTGGGCAGCATCACTACGCATGCTCCTAGGCGACGACGTGGCCGAGACGGTCAGCGGATTCAGCCACACGGCATCGGCGTACCTGCCTTCACCTGACACACTGCAAGGAATCGTGCGGACGAAATCCGGAGCGTCGGGTGCCTTTCTCGTGTCATGCGGCTCGACCCTCCCGGCCAAGTCTGAGTTCAGCGTGGCATGCGAAAGGGGCAGCGTCACGGTCAGCAGGGATAACATTACTGTTTCCAGGACCGATGGCAGCGAGCCGCAGGTTACCATCAAGAACTCGGCCGAGGGTGTCAAGTACGAGGTCCAGGCTTGGGCGGCTGCGTTGGAGGCTGGGAAGCCTGATCCGAGATTGGCTCCCGAGGAAGGACTGGCTGACGCCGAGTTTCTGCTGGGTATGCTCAAGAGTGCAGATGCTGGTGGTGTTCCGCAGAATTTGAGTCTGCAGCATGTTTAA
- a CDS encoding thioesterase has protein sequence MTASYDVLKTRTRGDYPFTLEYRTRWADNDMYQHMNNSIYNFLYDSVINSYLIEFCDLKPASSPQHGMVVHSHNDYFGSISFPSVAELCLRVNKLGRTSVTYEIALFEKGVDRVRSVGEFVQVFVDRATGRPAAAGMNETTRKGLERIMVQDAKQVLPVKSKL, from the exons ATGACGGCAAGCTATGATGTGCTCAAAACGCGGACCCGGGGTGACTACCCATTTACTTTGGAGTACCGCACGCGATGGGCCGACAATGACATGTACCAACACATGAA CAACTCCATCTACAACTTTCT CTACGACTCAGTAATCAATTCATACCTGATTGAATTTTGCGACCTCAAGCCTGCATCATCACCCCAGCACGGCATGGTCGTGCACTCCCACAACGACTACTTCGGGTCCATCAGCTTCCCTTCCGTGGCCGAACTGTGCCTGCGCGTCAATAAGCTGGGCCGTACGAGCGTGACCTATGAGATCGCCCTCTTCGAAAAGGGAGTTGACCGCGTCAGGTCAGTAGGGGAGTTTGTTCAGGTATTTGTGGACAGGGCCACGGGCAGgcctgctgccgctggcATGAATGAGACTACGCGAAAGGGTCTTGAGAGGATCATGGTCCAGGACGCGAAGCAAGTTTTGCCAGTCAAGAGTAAATTATAG
- a CDS encoding DRAP deaminase → MASVASASAAAAATAATPVVSTASGESTTPKIPQKSSKQRKKQPSKEDHALPSDPEVIWPPPYVIEDGLRRVEPYHFAYRTWVKERWRGRALVDVFESEFRDRPIEYYRECMEKGSVLVNAKKVGPNHILKNGELIAHICHRHEPPCTADPVQVLHEDDEMIVINKPSGMPVHPAGRYNFNSVVEVMRSERSRDFKAYPCNRLDRLTSGIMFIAKTPQAACKMGEQIMGRTVRKEYLARVIGRFPDGEVICNEPILQISPKLGLNRVRANGRHARTVFKRLAYYPPAEGQGNEAKPGEAANGRPWRNKQGYSIVRCLPVTGRTHQIRVHLQHLGHPIENDPIYANYKVWGLNLGANDGDASLNSDEDIISRLSRMGKEDVAEAVAYYDEMVDEYYKKKAEKMSGELCKECDTPLYTDPGSHELSLWLHSLRYEDSGGAWSYSSPMPKWALPPDGMNGPVEVGDMKELVVAVRDTNPELVSADVACET, encoded by the coding sequence ATGGCTTCAGTTGCCTCTGcatcggctgctgctgctgctacaGCTGCTACTCCGGTCGTTTCTACAGCTTCCGGCGAATCAACCACTCCGAAAATACCACAAAAGTCATCAAAACAGCGGAAGAAGCAGCCCTCAAAGGAAGATCACGCACTACCGAGCGACCCGGAAGTGATTTGGCCCCCACCATATGTGATTGAAGATGGACTGAGGAGGGTAGAGCCGTACCATTTTGCTTATCGCACATGGGTTAAGGAACGATGGCGTGGCAGGGCACTGGTTGATGTTTTCGAGAGCGAGTTCAGAGACAGGCCGATCGAGTACTACCGGGAATGCATGGAGAAGGGGAGCGTCTTGGTAAACGCCAAGAAGGTCGGGCCGAACCACATCCTGAAGAACGGAGAGCTCATCGCCCATATCTGCCACCGGCACGAGCCTCCCTGCACAGCCGACCCCGTTCAGGTCCTccacgaggacgacgagatgATCGTCATCAACAAACCGTCGGGCATGCCTGTCCACCCTGCCGGAAGATACAACTTCAACTCGGTGGTCGAGGTTATGCGGTCCGAGCGGTCGCGTGACTTCAAGGCCTACCCATGCAACCGCCTCGACAGGCTGACCAGCGGCATTATGTTCATCGCAAAGACGCCTCAGGCCGCGTGCAAGATGGGCGAGCAGATCATGGGGCGCACAGTCCGCAAGGAGTACTTGGCCAGGGTCATTGGGCGCTTCCCCGACGGCGAGGTCATTTGCAACGAGCCCATCCTGCAGATCTCGCCCAAGCTTGGGCTGAACCGTGTCAGGGCCAACGGACGGCACGCCCGTACCGTCTTCAAGAGGCTGGCATACTATCCCCCTGCAGAAGGACAAGGCAACGAGGCAAAGCCCGGAGAGGCAGCCAATGGTAGGCCGTGGAGGAACAAGCAAGGCTATTCCATTGTGCGCTGTCTTCCTGTTACGGGTAGAACTCACCAGATCAGAGTCCACCTGCAACACCTTGGACACCCGATCGAGAATGACCCGATCTATGCGAACTACAAGGTCTGGGGGCTTAACCTTGGGGCCAACGATGGCGATGCTAGCCTCAATAGCGACGAGGATATTATCAGTCGTCTCTCGCGCATGGGGAAGGAGGATGTTGCCGAGGCAGTTGCATACTACGACGAGATGGTCGACGAGTACTACAAAAAGAAGGCCGAAAAGATGTCAGGAGAACTCTGCAAGGAGTGCGACACCCCTCTGTACACAGACCCTGGGTCTCACGAGCTCTCACTATGGCTACACAGCCTACGCTACGAGGACTCTGGAGGTGCCTGGAGCTACTCGAGTCCGATGCCGAAATGGGCTCTGCCCCCCGACGGGATGAACGGTCCCGTAGAAGTGGGAGACATGAAGGAACTGGTCGTTGCAGTCAGGGACACCAATCCAGAGCTCGTATCAGCCGACGTAGCTTGTGAAACATGA